In Yarrowia lipolytica chromosome 1F, complete sequence, a genomic segment contains:
- a CDS encoding uncharacterized protein (Compare to YALI0F26565g, some similarities with DEHA-IPF6705 Debaryomyces hansenii): MKFSAIALSLAVASVFAAPHEGHDHGEAAAPSVASAAASASPSGGAHNHDDHDHDHDHDHDHDHDHDHDHDHDHDHDHDHDHKDSASAITSTAASSVASAAASASASASASASAHDHDHDHDHDHDHDHDHDHDHDHDHSSVASGAASKTQPASGSAAATSAATSSAAESAAATSAADSAASGSASASTTQANGGASNVIPGAVAFVAVAAALL, translated from the coding sequence atgAAGTTCTCTGCCAttgctctctctcttgCCGTTGCCTCTGTCTTTGCCGCTCCTCATGAGGGCCATGACCATGGtgaggctgctgccccCTCTGTTGCCTCTGCCGCCGCCTCCGCCTCTCCTTCTGGAGGTGCTCACAACCATGATGACCATGATCACGACCACGATCATGACCACGACCATGACCACGATCATGACCACGACCATGACCACGACCATGACCACGACCATGACCACGATCACAAGGATTCTGCTTCGGCCATTACCTCCACCGCTGCCTCTAGCGTTGCCTCTGCCGCTGCGTCcgcttctgcttctgcttctgcttctgcttctgctcaTGACCACGACCACGATCACGATCACGATCACGATCACGATCACGATCACGATCACGACCATGACCATGATCACAGCTCTGTCGCCTCTGGTGCTGCTTCCAAGACTCAGCCTGCCTCCgggtctgctgctgctacCAGTGCTGCCACTTCCAGTGCTGCTGAGTCCGCGGCTGCCACTAGCGCCGCCGATTCTGCTGCCTCCggatctgcttctgcttctaCCACCCAGGCTAACGGCGGAGCTTCCAATGTCATTCCTGGTGCCGTGGCCTTCGTTGCCGTTGCGGCCGCTCTCCTTTAG
- a CDS encoding uncharacterized protein (Compare to YALI0F26477g, no similarity) — MLLFELFEVSQTVQTVQLEQEFRNRLVDWSHSVASLCALSIGYQILSNPQSRERYIELGDEGASELVDQIDDPLNFLESCFYGFYRPQIVDPVPLLKVLQDHKKESTRAVFSGTQDILEKF; from the coding sequence ATGCTATTATTTGAGCTGTTCGAGGTATCTCAAACGGTGCAAACGGTGCAATTGGAGCAGGAGTTCCGAAATCGCCTGGTTGATTGGAGCCACAGTGTCGCGAGTTTATGTGCTTTAAGTATTGGCTATCAAATCCTCAGTAACCCTCAATCACGCGAAAGGTACATTGAATTGGGCGACGAGGGTGCGTCCGAGCTGGTAGATCAGATTGACGACCCGTTGAACTTCCTCGAATCATGCTTCTACGGCTTTTATCGACCGCAAATCGTCGATCCAGTGCCATTACTCAAGGTGCTACAGGACCACAAGAAGGAAAGCACCAGGGCGGTGTTCTCAGGGACGCAAGATATTCTGGAAAAGTTCTAA
- a CDS encoding uncharacterized protein (Compare to YALI0F26499g, similar to uniprot|Q03834 Saccharomyces cerevisiae YDR097c MSH6 DNA mismatch repair protein), with amino-acid sequence MAKAKQQSVLSFFKKTPVKETKKQETKTTTSSDNTLVDEKTSPATPVTPETVTKSTLKSLEATTISSRPPPKFDTTGNVPTPSSEFEDGEEHSSPVKRHRKQRVQLDDSDLDLDLDSEDEAAFKPTRSKRRVIDDDSDTDGYVPSEEEADDHVIEGAVNEADVSDVEMADEDDEEEIVAVKKRSSPKSSQSGSSALAKFSAKSSYTSDKSARPAAKKAAVNGGGKHSEFAKNNTERYKWLIDIKDAQGNPEGSPDYDPRTLYIPSSAWSKFTAFEKQYWEVKSKMWNTVVFFKKGKFYELYERDADIAHSEFDLKLAGGGRANMRLCGVPEMSFFSWSNAFIKNGHKVARVDQKESALAKEMRETATLKKEDKVIKRELSLVLTSGTLTDEKMLTTDLATYCMAVKQEGSRIAVAFVDTASGAFHTSSFEDDADFSKFETLVAQIRPGEVLLEKGIIDKAVVKILKRNTTINTLWNYLIPKAEFWDATTAMEQLTRGKYFEAEDLDDMSNYPEHLKSFIEDDVCMSAFGALLWYMQYLKLDKELVSLGNFSDYEPIQSEYMVLDGHSLQNLEVFANSYDSTDAGTLFKLLNKCVSPFGKRLLQQWVALPLLDQVKIEARLDAVEAFMEDDFGIERRLAKLPDLERLLARIHAGRIMPKDFVRVVEGFEEVYHMVAALSEKAPESAPLIRTLIESLPNLETMLVPWDTKFDRQKAKEGLLIPEPGVETDFDASQGTIKGLEDELMVKLREYRKEYKSQEIKFYDSGKEIYLIEMPVKLVKQIPNSWQQMSGTAKVKRFWSPEVKALVRKLMEAREDHKTIEAAMERRMYAQFDEHYSSWLRCVEVCAQLDCLLSLAKCSQTLGSPSCRPEFVPYVSGTDATLKFEGLRHPCFDSTKQFIPNDVSLGGDEANITLLTGANAAGKSTVLRMTCTAAVMAQMGCHVPAASARLTPIDRIITRLGAQDNIFAGKSTFYVELSETKKVFDATPQSLIVLDELGRGGSSADGFAIAEAVLHHVATQVGCLGFFATHYGTLHTSFTHHPQVRPMRMAILVSEASKEITFLYKLEPGSSPGSFGMHVAAMCGIDKSIVDNAEEAAKKFEHTAKMKKLLEAAHSDDYMPLGAFSDFVWLLNNPTDFTQRGVRTMAGYVQ; translated from the exons ATGGCTAAAGCGAAGCAGCAATCGGTGCTATCGTTCTTCAAGAAGACGCCTGTCAAGGAGACCAAAAAACAGGAGACCAAGACGACGACTTCCAGTGACAACACGCTCGTAGATGAGAAGACGTCTCCTGCCACCCCTGTTACTCCAGAGACTGTCACGAAGAGCACCCTCAAGTCCCTTGAGGCCACAACCATCTCTTCGAGACCGCCACCCAAGTTCGACACAACCGGCAATGTTCCCACTCCTAGCAGCGAATTCgaggatggagaggagCATAGCAGTCCTGTTAAGAGA CACCGAAAACAACGAGTTCAACTAGACGATTCCGATCTCGATCTCGATCTCGACTCTGAGGATGAGGCAGCCTTCAAGCCCACTCGATCCAAACGACGAGTCATTGATGACGACAGTGACACTGACGGATACGTACCCAGtgaagaggaggctgaCGACCATGTCATTGAGGGTGCTGTGAACGAGGCTGATGTCAGTGACGTTGAAATGgccgacgaagacgacgaagaggagattgtggctGTCAAGAAGAGATCCTCTCCCAAGAGTTCTCAATCAGGCTCTTCTGCCCTGGCAAAGTTCTCGGCCAAGTCTTCATACACTAGTGACAAATCGGCACGACCTGCTGCCAAAAAGGCTGCCGTCAACGGAGGAGGCAAGCACTCAGAGTTTgccaaaaacaacacaGAGCGTTACAAGTGGCTTATTGATATCAAGGATGCCCAGGGTAATCCCGAAGGTTCTCCTGACTACGACCCCCGAACCCTTTACATTCCTTCTTCCGCCTGGAGTAAGTTCACAGCTTTCGAGAAGCAGTACTGGGAGGTCAAGAGTAAGATGTGGAACACGGTTGTGTtcttcaagaagggcaagttCTACGAGCTATATGAGCGAGACGCAGACATTGCTCATTCTGAGTTTGATCTCAAGCTCGCTGGAGGCGGACGAGCCAACATGCGGCTCTGTGGAGTTCCCGaaatgtccttcttctcgtgGTCCAACGCGTTCATCAAAAACGGACACAAGGTTGCTCGTGTGGACCAGAAGGAAAGTGCTCTCGCCAAGGAGATGCGAGAAACTGCCACGCTCAAAAAGGAGGACAAGGTCATCAAGCGAGAACTCTCTCTGGTGCTGACCAGCGGTACTCTTACTGACGAGAAGATGCTGACTACCGATCTGGCCACTTATTGCATGGCTGTTAAGCAGGAAGGCTCTCGAATTGCTGTGGCATTTGTGGATACCGCTTCTGGAGCCTTCCACACCTCTTCGTTTGAGGACGACGCAGACTTCTCCAAGTTTGAGACTCTGGTAGCCCAGATTCGACCTGGAGAAGTTCTTCTGGAAAAAGGTATCATCGACAAGGCTGTCGTCAAGATCCTCAAGCGAAACACCACCATTAATACTCTCTGGAACTACCTGATCCCCAAGGCCGAGTTCTGGGACGCCACCACTGCCATGGAGCAGCTCACACGAGGCAAGTACTTTGAAGCTGAGGATTTGGACGACATGTCCAACTACCCTGAACATCTCAAGAGCTTCATTGAGGACGATGTGTGCATGTCCGCCTTTGGTGCTCTGCTGTGGTACATGCAGTATCtcaagctggacaaggagctTGTCTCTCTGGGAAACTTTTCTGACTATGAGCCCATCCAGAGCGAGTACATGGTGCTTGATGGTCACAGTCTGCAGAACTTGGAGGTTTTTGCTAACTCTTACGACTCCACAGATGCCGGCACTCTgttcaagctgctcaacaagtgTGTTTCTCCCTTTGGAAAGCGACTGCTTCAGCAATGGGTCGCCCTTCCTTTGCTTGATCAGGTCAAGATTGAGGCTCGTCTTGACGCTGTAGAAGCATTCATGGAGGACGATTTCGGTATTGAGCGACGGCTGGCCAAGCTTCCTGATTTGGAGCGTCTGTTGGCCCGAATTCATGCTGGTCGAATCATGCCTAAGGACTTTGTTCGAGTCGTCGAGGGTTTTGAGGAGGTGTACCACATGGTTGCTGCGCTCAGCGAGAAGGCTCCCGAGTCTGCTCCTCTAATTCGCACTCTGATCGAGTCTCTTCCCAATCTGGAGACTATGCTGGTTCCCTGGGATACCAAGTTTGACAGACAAAAGGCCAAGGAAGGTCTTCTCATCCCCGAGCCTGGGGTGGAAACGGACTTTGATGCTTCCCAAGGGACCatcaagggtctggaggaCGAACTCATGGTCAAGCTGAGAGAGTACCGAAAGGAGTACAAGAGCCAGGAGATTAAGTTCTACGACTCCGGCAAGGAGATCTATCTAATTGAGATGCCCGTCAAGCTCGTCAAGCAGATTCCCAACTCGTGGCAACAGATGAGCGGTACCGCCAAGGTCAAGCGGTTCTGGAGTCCAgaggtcaaggctctggtTCGAAAACTGATGGAGGCGCGAGAAGACCACAAGACCATCGAGGCGGCCATGGAGCGACGGATGTACGCCCAGTTCGACGAGCACTACAGCTCGTGGCTGCGGTGCGTTGAGGTGTGTGCTCAGCTGGACTGTCTGCTTTCTCTGGCCAAGTGTTCTCAGACTCTCGGCTCTCCCTCTTGTCGGCCCGAGTTTGTGCCCTATGTTTCGGGAACAGATGCTACTCTCAAGTTTGAGGGGCTGCGACATCCCTGCTTCGACTCTACCAAGCAATTCATTCCCAACGACGTGTCccttggtggagatgaggCTAACATCACTCTGCTGACCGGTGCCAATGCCGCTGGTAAGTCTACGGTACTGCGAATGACCTGTACTGCCGCTGTGATGGCTCAGATGGGCTGTCATGTGCCTGCAGCATCTGCTCGTCTAACTCCCATCGACCGAATTATCACACGTCTTGGAGCCCAGGACAACATCTTCGCAGGCAAATCTACTTTCTACGTGGAGCTCAGTGAAACTAAAAAGGTATTTGACGCTACTCCCCAATCTCTTATTGTACTGGATGAGCttggacgaggaggttCGTCTGCCGACGGATTTGCCATTGCCGAGGCTGTGCTTCACCATGTGGCTACGCAGGTGGGCTGTCTGGGTTTCTTCGCCACGCATTACGGTACGTTGCACACTTCATTCACACACCACCCTCAAGTGCGACCCATGCGAATGGCCATTCTGGTGTCCGAGGCGTCCAAGGAGATCACCTTCCTGTACAAATTGGAGCCCGGATCGTCGCCTGGCTCTTTCGGTATGCATGTGGCTGCCATGTGCGGTATTGACAAGAGCATTGTCGATAACGCTGAGGAGGCCGCGAAGAAGTTTGAGCACACCgccaagatgaagaagctgTTGGAAGCTGCCCATTCCGACGACTACATGCCTCTGGGCGCCTTCTCTGACTTCGTCTGgctgctcaacaacccCACAGACTTCACTCAGCGAGGTGTTCGTACCATGGCCGGGTACGTGCAATAG
- a CDS encoding uncharacterized protein (Compare to YALI0F26521g, similar to uniprot|P26364 Saccharomyces cerevisiae YER170w ADK2 adenylate kinase) — protein sequence MTTALTRSARLLLVGAPGAGKGTLTDRLLTNFSGLEAISTGDLLRREIKNESKIGVAARSIIKAGGLVPDNTISQLLQTELETKGWLNADSSWILDGFPRNRAQAEVLDEMLLPHKANLSHVVQLDVPEEVILDRIENRWVHLASGRIYNLTFNPPKVAGKDDVTGEPLSKREDDKPEVFKKRLVAYKQETEPLFEFYEKRGVLVTLKGETSNIIWPKLEQLIKTEYC from the coding sequence ATGACCACTGCACTGACCCGATCCGCACGACTGCTGCTTGTGGGCGCTCCCGGCGCTGGCAAGGGCACACTCACTGACCGTCTGCTCACCAACTTCTCTGGTTTGGAAGCAATCTCTACCGGTGATTTGCTGCGACGAGAGATCAAGAACGAGAGCAAGATTGGCGTTGCTGCTCGATCCATCATTAAGGCCGGAGGGCTGGTCCCCGACAACACAATCAgccagctgctgcagaccGAGCTGGAGACCAAGGGCTGGCTCAATGCTGACAGCTCATGGATCCTCGACGGCTTCCCTCGGAACCGAGCCCAGGCCGAGGTGCTGGACGAGATGCTGCTGCCCCACAAGGCCAACCTGTCCCATGTCGTGCAGCTGGACGTGCCCGAGGAAGTGATTCTGGACCGAATCGAGAACCGATGGGTGCATCTTGCCTCTGGCCGAATCTACAACCTCACCTTCAACCCTCCCAAGGTGGCTGGCAAGGACGACGTGACTGGAGAACCCCTGTCTAAGCGAGAGGACGACAAGCCCGAGGTGTTCAAGAAGCGACTTGTGGCATACAAACAAGAGACTGAGCCATTGTTCGAGTTCTACGAGAAGCGAGGCGTCCTGGTGACTCTCAAGGGAGAGACCTCCAACATTATTTGGCCCAagctcgagcagctcaTCAAGACTGAGTACTGTTAA
- a CDS encoding uncharacterized protein (Compare to YALI0F26543g, weakly similar to uniprot|O60930 Homo sapiens ribonuclease H1), which produces MCGELVCALKKSSNLSSRSLSPTTSPHLTTSTMSKTAFMPSVSVTTQTHTAQADNGPYYAVRVGHKPGIYTSYNAALHAAENYPCSQPKKFDTRAKAEDYMEESFTCAPEHWTSVLLIDDETDAYTWLAYTDGACENNGGHRPKGGIGVYFGELHPCNYSGPLVGDVQTNQRAELSAILKALEIIDNRGENLNWQIRSDSQYAVNCCSQWLEGWKKNGFKTGKGKEVENQDLILAIDEYLQKPRTRIGTRITFKHIPGHAGENEEVDALAKQGITESVWKP; this is translated from the coding sequence ATGTGTGGGGAACTCGTGTGTGCACTTAAGAAGTCTAGCAACCTGTCTTCCCGCTCCCTCTCTCCTACTACCTCACCTCACCTCACCACATCAACAATGTCTAAAACCGCCTTCATGCCTTCCGTCTCAGTCaccacacagacacacacagcCCAAGCCGACAATGGACCCTACTATGCTGTCAGAGTTGGCCATAAGCCTGGTATTTATACCAGCTACAATGCAGCACTACACGCCGCCGAAAATTATCCATGCTCACAGCCCAAGAAGTTCGACACTCGAGCCAAGGCAGAGGACTACATGGAAGAGTCCTTCACTTGCGCACCCGAGCATTGGACCAGTGTACTTCTGATTGATGATGAAACAGACGCCTACACATGGTTGGCTTACACAGATGGCGCATGTGAGAACAACGGTGGACACAGACCCAAGGGTGGCATCGGTGTCTACTTTGGAGAACTTCATCCCTGCAACTACTCGGGCCCTCTCGTAGGAGACGTTCAGACCAACCAGAGAGCTGAGCTGTCTGCTATTTTGAAGGCCCTCGAAATCATCGATAACAGAGGTGAAAACCTTAACTGGCAGATCCGATCAGACTCGCAGTACGCTGTCAACTGCTGCTCGCAGTGGCTGGAGGGCTGGAAGAAAAACGGCTTCAAGACCGGCAAGGgaaaggaggtggagaaccAGGATCTCATTCTAGCCATCGATGAGTATCTGCAGAAGCCGCGAACTCGGATCGGGACCCGAATCACCTTCAAACACATTCCGGGTCACGCTGGAGAGAACGAAGAGGTGGATGCCCTCGCCAAGCAGGGTATTACCGAGTCAGTTTGGAAGCCTTAG
- a CDS encoding uncharacterized protein (Compare to YALI0F26455g, similar to Saccharomyces cerevisiae BNA2 (YJR078W); ancestral locus Anc_7.444, weakly similar to uniprot|P47125 Saccharomyces cerevisiae YJR078w similarity to mammalian indoleamine 2 3- dioxygenase), which translates to MHAALPNLADYEVSDKTGFLPEQLPLESLTNPYYAPWEQVAQNLPALILTRRIRQYVDTRMPVLEIDQLKTPEEQRRAYSVLSFIAHAYIWGSPGDDPRDYIPPQITEPWVAISDLLELPPVCTYAGLCLWNHKTIMPVASSDQWDLDSLATITTYTGSFDESWFYLVSTTMERQGGACIKAGLGAIAAARENDFATVTSNLQYLAEAIDAIITLLGRMYEMCEPHTFYHRLRPYLSGSENMADRGLPHGVKYQTRADPDSKEYRAYAGGSNAQSSLIQTLDILLNVEHRATGQRPTSKKDNSTRDASPPASQATAPPKQNNFIHEMRKYMPGPHRRFLEHLQQVAEIRDFVLANQAEHPEIVLAYDACLAMLRSFRDKHIQIVSRYIILQAKEKAKTGIALTAPAGPERGTGGTALIPFLKQARDETGDPAASSWGKRILSDNFKSYQRPAGRPKKTKISKPTEKIHSSSEDEDTREKNAVHLRQKIKHKVQNLEDNSEDENVGLAGNWELGKDEGKIIHW; encoded by the coding sequence ATGCACGCAGCTCTTCCTAACCTCGCAGACTACGAAGTCTCTGACAAGACAGGCTTCCTGCCCGAACAGCTGCCTCTTGAAAGCCTCACCAACCCCTACTATGCTCCCTGGGAGCAGGTGGCACAAAACCTTCCTGCTCTGATTCTCACCCGACGAATTAGACAGTATGTAGACACACGAATGCCCGTGCTGGAGATTGACCAGCTCAAAACCCCCGAAGAACAGCGACGAGCATACTCGGTGCTCAGTTTCATTGCCCACGCTTATATCTGGGGCTCGCCTGGAGATGACCCTCGAGACTACATTCCTCCTCAGATCACCGAGCCCTGGGTGGCCATCTCCGACCTCCTGGAACTGCCCCCTGTTTGCACATACGCcggtctgtgtctgtggaaCCACAAGACCATCATGCCCGTGGCCTCTTCCGACCAGTGGGACCTCGACTCTCTGGCCACTATCACCACATACACCGGTTCCTTTGACGAGTCGTGGTTCTACTTggtctccaccaccatggagCGACAGGGAGGCGCTTGCATCAAAGCCGGTCTGGGCGCTATCGCTGCTGCCCGAGAAAACGACTTTGCCACTGTTACCTCCAACCTGCAGTACCTCGCTGAGGCCATCGACGCCATCATCACTCTGCTTGGACGTATGTACGAGATGTGCGAGCCTCACACCTTCTACCACCGACTGCGACCTTACCTCAGTGGTTCGGAGAACATGGCAGACCGAGGTCTGCCTCACGGAGTCAAGTATCAGACTCGAGCTGACCCTGACTCTAAGGAGTACCGGGCCTACGCTGGAGGTTCTAACGCGCAGTCCTCTCTCATTCAGACTCTCGATATTCTTCTGAACGTGGAGCATCGAGCAACTGGCCAGCGAcccacctccaagaaggacaacTCTACACGAGATGcctctcctcctgcttctcaGGCCACTGCTCCCCCCAAGCAGAACAATTTCATCCACGAGATGCGAAAGTACATGCCCGGTCCCCATAGACGGTTCCTGGAGCATTTGCAGCAGGTGGCTGAGATCCGGGACTTTGTCCTGGCCAATCAGGCCGAGCACCCCGAGATCGTTCTTGCCTACGATGCCTGTCTGGCCATGCTGCGATCTTTCCGAGACAAGCACATCCAGATTGTGTCCCGATATATCATTCTGCAAGcaaaggagaaggccaagaccGGTATTGCTCTCACTGCTCCCGCTGGCCCTGAGCGAGGTACTGGAGGAACCGCTCTCATTCCCTTCCTCAAGCAGGCTAGAGACGAGACTGGAGACCCCGCCGCCTCGTCCTGGGGTAAGCGAATCTTGTCGGACAACTTCAAGAGCTACCAGCGACCTGCTGGCCGgcccaagaagaccaagatcTCCAAGCCCACGGAAAAGATCCACTCTTCTTCCGAAGACGAGGATACTCGAGAGAAGAATGCTGTTCATCTGCGACAGAAGATCAAGCACAAGGTCCAGAACCTGGAGGATAACTCGGAAGATGAGAATGTTGGACTGGCTGGAAATTGGGAGCTTGGAAAGGACGAGGGCAAAATCATCCACTGGTAG